One window of the Xenopus tropicalis strain Nigerian chromosome 10, UCB_Xtro_10.0, whole genome shotgun sequence genome contains the following:
- the ntsr1 gene encoding neurotensin receptor type 1, producing the protein MRFNATPRLSQAGGPLYPDAQELLFPSNLSNVSDPLPKPIMSEDELDVNTDIYSKSLVTVIYLSLFLVGSTGNSITAYTLVRKKSLQNLQSTVHYHLASLALSDLLILLLSMPIELYNFIWVHHPWAFGNSVCKGYYFLRDACTYATALNIASLSAERYLAMCHPFKAKSIMSRSRTKKLISFIWVASLLLAAPMIFTMGQIYGLGTEHPNNLICTRIVEMSTFKTVIQVTNVCTQFLSVGRGNICIIVSTAIIIALFCFPPFIPSFPPFPGVVVIAFVVCWLPYHVRRLMFCYVPEEMWSDELNDFYHYFYMLTNVLFYVSSTVNPILYNLVSANFRQIFVSTLSFLCPPWKRKKKRPAFTRKSNSISSTNHTFSTQITRETPY; encoded by the exons ATGCGATTTAACGCGACCCCCCGACTCTCCCAGGCAGGGGGACCCCTTTACCCTGATGCCCAGGAGCTGCTGTTCCCCAGTAACCTGTCCAACGTTTCGGACCCCCTGCCCAAGCCGATCATGTCGGAGGACGAGCTGGACGTGAACACCGACATTTACTCCAAATCCCTGGTGACCGTTATTTACCTGTCGCTGTTCCTGGTCGGTTCCACCGGCAACTCCATCACCGCCTACACCCTGGTGCGGAAGAAGTCGCTGCAGAACCTGCAGAGCACAGTGCACTACCACCTGGCGAGTCTGGCGCTGTCCGACCTGCTCATCCTGCTGCTCAGCATGCCGATCGAATTGTACAACTTCATCTGGGTGCATCACCCCTGGGCCTTCGGCAACTCGGTGTGTAAGGGCTACTACTTCCTGCGGGACGCCTGCACCTACGCCACCGCGCTGAATATCGCCAGCCTTAGCGCCGAGCGCTACTTAGCGATGTGCCACCCATTCAAGGCCAAGAGCATCATGTCCCGGAGCAGAACCAAGAAACTCATCAGCTTCATCTGGGTCGCATCGCTGCTCCTGGCCGCCCCCATGATCTtcactatggggcagatatacGGGCTGGGCACCGAGCACCCCAATAACCTCATTTGCACCAGGATCGTGGAGATGTCCACCTTCAAGACTGTCATCCAGGTaa CCAATGTTTGCACCCAATTTCTTTCTGTGGGGCGGGGCAACATCTGTATCATTGTCAGCACAGCCATAATCATTGCTCTTTTTTGTTTCCCCCCATTTATTCCCTCTTTCCCCCCTTTCCCAGGAGTGGTGGTGATCGCCTTCGTGGTGTGCTGGTTGCCGTACCACGTGCGCCGCCTGATGTTCTGTTACGTTCCGGAAGAGATGTGGTCGGA TGAACTCAATGATTTCTACCATTACTTCTACATGTTGACCAACGTGCTGTTCTACGTTAGCTCTACCGTCAATCCCATCCTCTACAACCTGGTGTCTGCCAATTTCCGTCAGATCTTCGTCTCTACGCTCAGTTTTTTATGCCCACCCTGGAAAAGGAAGAAGAAGCGACCCGCCTTCACCCGCAAATCCAACAGCAtctccagcaccaaccacaccTTCTCCACCCAGATCACCAGGGAGACCCCCTACTGA